ctgcaTGATACAAATGTTTCTCTCCTTTGCCATGGGGGTCACAGAGTGTGTGCTTTTAGGCATGATGGCACTGGACCGCTATGTGGCTATCTGCTATCCACTGAGATACCCTGTCATCATGAACAAAGGTGCCTATGTGCCCATGGCAGTTGCATCCTGGGTTTCTGGGTTTGTGGACTCAGTGGTGCAGACAGCTCTTGCAATGCAATTACCGTTCTGTGCTAATAATGTCATTAACCACTTTGTCTGTGAAATTCTGGCTGTACTAAAACTGGCCTGTGCTGATATTTCAATCAATGTGATCAGTATGGCAGGCTCAACGCTGATTCTCCTGGTTATTCCATTACTGGTAGTTTCCAtctcttacatttttattattgctacTATTCTGAGGATTCCTTCAACTGAAGGAAAACGtaaggccttctccacctgttcAGCCCACTTGACAGTGGTGATTATATTCTATGGAACCATCTTCTTCATGTACGCAAAGCCCAAGTCTAAAAGCTCTGTTGGTCCAGATAATGAAGACATTGTTGAGGCCCTCATCTCCCTCTTCTATGGAGTGATGATTCCCATGCTCAATCCTCTCATCTATAGTCTGAGGAACAGGGATGTGAAGACTGCTGTGAAGAACATGCTGGGTAGCAAAAACTCTTCTGATGGAATATGAATACTGATTTACACCACATGACAGTATTCAAAGCTACAGCAGACACAAAATTCAAGTGGAGAAAATCACCATGTGAAAAAACATCGACCACATGTTATTCAAAACTATATGGTAAAAATAGGCAATATGAATACTGATTTTCACTATGTGACTCAGTATTCAAGGCTACTGCAGACACAATTCAAACTCAGAAAACAATTGTGTGAAAACAAATTGATCACGTGTCATTCAAAGCTATATACAGAAGgatttttgttgcatttgttACTATTAGGTTTTGTCCTAACTGCAGAAATAAAACATGCTTgtggttttcaaaaaaaaaatactattatgGAAATGTAAATGATGAAAATCTCTTAGGAACTCCCAGCAAAACATAGTTACTctttaaaactttagaaaataataaagacaaaaggtGTTCTAAATAGCACTTTGTAACCTAAAATAAGTATACAATTAatcattcaaagtgattatttatCAGCACATAAcgtattttgtattcatttttaatttgttcatttatttactgtttgTGTCCACCACGCATATAAGTCCTCTGAGAGTAGGAACTTCTCTATTTCCCTACAACATCCCAAAGTCCTAGAATATAATGTTAaacataataaatgctcaataaatatgttttgaataaataaatgaactactGCATTTATAAAAGCAGAAACGTATATCTGAGGCAAAAATGTTATTCAAAAAGAGACTTGATTCAATgtaacattttctaaataaacttAGATTGGCATTTTGTCATGTGTGCTCCCTTAATAAAGCACTACCTTTTCtattttacattatgtgtattATATTGTAGAGGAATAGGTTTTAGTTACCAGGTACCATAACTTTTTTGGGATTTGGTACATAATGAAACTAAGATAGCTGAAAAAGTCCCTTAGTAACACACGCTAAGTTTTAACCTAATAAAATAGAGGTGACATGGTAGCAGAGAATTCCTCTTAGACTTAGAGATCAGGTTGTACTGAGGACTTCTTACCTTCTCTGTATTGGACCATAAAGCTCCCAATCAGTAGGACAACTACACGGATTTGGTGACTGACAAAAATTGCAATAAGAGGATAAGAAGtggcaaaagagaaaaagtcaagtTGTTCAATGAACTGAGGAGCTACAG
Above is a genomic segment from Equus przewalskii isolate Varuska chromosome 26, EquPr2, whole genome shotgun sequence containing:
- the LOC103540814 gene encoding olfactory receptor 13C8-like isoform X2, which codes for MERTNDSMLTEFVLVGLSAHPKLQTVLFLLVLWMYLMILLGNGVLISVSIYDSHLHTPMYFFLCNLSFLDICYTSSSVPLILDSFLTGSKRISFSACMIQMFLSFAMGVTECVLLGMMALDRYVAICYPLRYPVIMNKGAYVPMAVASWVSGFVDSVVQTALAMQLPFCANNVINHFVCEILAVLKLACADISINVISMAGSTLILLVIPLLVVSISYIFIIATILRIPSTEGKRKAFSTCSAHLTVVIIFYGTIFFMYAKPKSKSSVGPDNEDIVEALISLFYGVMIPMLNPLIYSLRNRDVKTAVKNIKQRMVTK
- the LOC103540814 gene encoding olfactory receptor 13C8-like isoform X1; translated protein: MERTNDSMLTEFVLVGLSAHPKLQTVLFLLVLWMYLMILLGNGVLISVSIYDSHLHTPMYFFLCNLSFLDICYTSSSVPLILDSFLTGSKRISFSACMIQMFLSFAMGVTECVLLGMMALDRYVAICYPLRYPVIMNKGAYVPMAVASWVSGFVDSVVQTALAMQLPFCANNVINHFVCEILAVLKLACADISINVISMAGSTLILLVIPLLVVSISYIFIIATILRIPSTEGKRKAFSTCSAHLTVVIIFYGTIFFMYAKPKSKSSVGPDNEDIVEALISLFYGVMIPMLNPLIYSLRNRDVKTAVKNMLGSKNSSDGI